From Canis lupus baileyi chromosome 16, mCanLup2.hap1, whole genome shotgun sequence:
CTCAAAGAAGACCTACATCCTTGCTTCTGCTAACCTCCCTCTACCTAATACCCTCCCCTCCCAACTCTATATACACATACCACAGAGCCTCATTCTAGAAACAACAGGCATTCTAGAAAAAAACTGAGCTCTCTCATTAAAACTCTATGGTAGGGAGGGTTAGTTCAAAGGACCAGTAAAATTTCAGTGTAagcttttcactttttaattaaaaaaggaaaacaaaaggtatCACCACACTCAAGGAAGGCTAGTCCAGGAGCAACATTGAGTCCCCTTCCCTAAGTTGCTCCACATTTTCTGACAACCTCAGCTGGGAAAGAAAACAGCCACGCCACCAACAAAATATCCGCTGAGGGGGAAGGGTGGTTTTGTCCCTGTAAGTCCCTTGGAAACACCATGCCCCCAGCCATCAGAACCTCTGTGGTACTTGGTCAGCGCCACCCTTGGGGGGGTGAGGGAGTGGCACTTTCTGTACAGGAAATGTTCTGTGCAGGGGTGCTTTGATTTCACTGCACTTCACTTTGGCCgtcttactgagcacctactgtttgGGGCTAAACACAGAGAGGTTAGTAAAGCCAGTCCTGCTGGGTCACCAGCTGTTACTAGTCCACAGAGTAAGGGGGCATGGCTTGCAGAGTGAAACTGCACAGAACACATATCTGGACAACTCTGTAGGAGAACAAAGGAGAGTGGCCTCTTGAAACAAGCATGCATGTTCTGGTCCAAGTCAGAGGAATCAATCACCCTGGAGGGTAGCAGGAATGTGAGTTGGGGGTATAAGAAGGTTTCCTGGAGGCTGACCAGGAAGAATGAGAAGCCTTCCTAAAGGGGGAAGTGGAGGGCAGGCTTAAGTGAGGAGCAGGCTTGGGGAGTGTTGGGAGTAGGGCATAAGGGGTTGCACAGCTAGGACACCTCCACCTCAGATGCCCTTGGTGCCCAAAATGGGTGTTCCCCCCCACCACGCTGCCCAACTCCAGCCTCCCTGAGCTCAAGGAAATCCAGATATTGCTGGGGTATATGAGTCTCCAACATCTGGACTTTCTGCTTGTGGGACTTGTGGAGGGCTCTTGCAATTGTTACTTCTTTGGGTAATTTCACCGTCAACATTCCCTTTGAGTCTCCTGTGTCCAGAACTTGGAACTTCAGCCTTTGGAGTTCTCTGGAAAGAAAAGGGTAAAGATCCAAAAGATCTCTCTCCAGAATACCCTCCCTGGAGCAGCCCTATCCTGGGCTCCCCTCCACGATCCCCTTTCCTTCTGAGGAGGTCCTCCAGCTGTGGCTCCCAGGAAACACTGTGGTCACCAGGAGTCATTACAGGGTCAACATAATCCTGGGTGTAAACCCATTCTGTCACCTTCTTACAAAATGACTTTGgataagtcatttaacctcttcagatctgtttcctcatccatagGAGAACTTTCTGCActtgaggaaatgaaataaaacaatgcaGTTAAGCATTGATTAGCAAAATGCCTCCCATACATactaaatgctcaataaatgtgagctaGTCCTATTTAACTATTTGAGAGGCAGAAATGAGACAAGGAAAAGTGAAGCTTAAGAATTAaggggcaaaaaaataaaaataaataaaaaaaagaattaagggtcaaaaaaaagaattaaggggcataaaatatttaaaaaaaaaaaaaaaaaaaacaagggacgcctgggtggctcagtggttggacgtctgcttttggctcagggcatgatctcaggatccggaattcagtcccacatcaggctccctgcatggagcctgcttctctctctctgtgtctctcatgaataaataaaaataaaatcttaaaaaaaaaaaaaaaaaagatttaaggggcagcccaggtggctcagtggtttagctccacctttggcccagggtgtggttccagagacccgggatcgagtcccacatcgggttccctgcatagagcctgcttctccctctgcctgtgtctctgcctctctctctccctctcatgaataaataaataaaatcttaaaaaaaaaaaaaaaaaacagaattaggaGCCCCTGCCAATTGGGAAATAAGAATGAAGCAGAGTTCTGTCTCCGGCATTTCTATGAGCTATGCAAGTACAAAGTAAAGCAATTCTGGAAAGTTACCCATCTGTGTGGACTCTGCCCAGCCTGGGCGCTTTCATGAGAACCCAGATTCCAAGTCAGCTACTGGGCTGGGGTTAGTGGAACAGGTGTGGAAGTGCTGCCAGGCCAAGTGCCTTTCTCTCAGACCTCCCAGATGTGAACTTACATAGGAGGCAGAGCTTCTACTGCTTGGTTTTGagtaaggggaggtgggggtgggcagggctggaACTCCAGAGAAAAAATGCATTTTGGAATTGGTGGAAGTGTGATGGAACCAGAAATAGTGCTTCACATCAGTCCTGTTATGTGTGACACTGATGTCCTCAGCCCATTTGTTTCTTGGGCAGTATAAAAGTTTGCATATACTTtgtccaagagaaaagaaaaatgaaaccttaTGCACAAAAACAGTATCatgtggagaaggagaaaaaaagactaaCTTCACAGCAGAGAAACCGGACAAACACCATGTCAGGTGaccaaggtcaacatcaacacggataagtcatgttgatagcaCATACTCTTGCTATGATGCAGTGAGAATGGCACTTTACCTCTATGGTCTCCCTCTCCAAAACCCATTACTTCGGTCTAGCCAGGAGTAGAAAACATTGAGCAAATTCCAATAGACAAGCATCCTACAATATGCCTGACTCCTCaaattgtcaaggtcatcaaaaataaggaaagtctgagaaactctcAGAGCCAAGAGAAGCCTCAGGATCTATGATAACTAGAGGTAGGGTGGTATCCTGTATGAAATCTTGgaacagggaatccctgggtggctcagctgtttggcgcctgtctttggcccagggcgcgatcctggagtcccaggatcccccgtgtcgggctcctggcatggagcctgcttctccctctgcctgtgtctctgcctcaatctctctctctctctctctctctctctctctctccctctgtgtctatcatgaataaataaatcttaaaaaaaaaagaataatttaaaaaaatcttggaacAGAGGAAAGATATTAGGTAAGCACCAAGATAATCaaagtatgtgaaaaaaaaaaacaaaaacaaagtatgtAGACTTTagttaacagaaaacaaaaccctacATACACTTTAACCATACCATCAGCAccatatagttaaaaaataaataacccattTGAAAATGAAGCAGGCCAAATTGCTGAAAATCAATTCGAATTACCAATCCATTTCAtttgtaaggatttttttttttttaagtttggtttCACCTCTGCCTCTGAATTTTTTATGCAAATAGCCTTTCCCTTAAAGGAAGTTAACGGACTTAGTCAATATTTTTCTGTACTTAATGCTTTCTCCTGTCCCTGGGGAGTAATATGATCATGGCAAAATATCCTAGGCCTAGTTTaaagggtttttattttgttttgttttcaatgaaCTGGTCATTTAGCAAACTTTTTTGAGAACCAGCTTTTAGTAAATTGCCTCTTGGCAAGTTGCTTTTCAGAGAATTGACTCAGAGTCTTTGAAAAATGATAATCTTGAAATTTGCCTGAAGCCCCCTGCTTGCTTAACAAAACTTCACTTGTGGAAAGGCCCACCACCTCCAAGTAATCTGGGCCCTGCTCTTGGTCACATAATGGCAGTGTCTGGCACACGGCAGGTGCTCTAAAACTGTACAGTGGTACTGTCTGGattcttttccatcttttggtgaagtccagatgggccATAGTGGAGATGTATGAGCCAGAAAAGTCCCCACCCTGAGGTGTAAGACACTGAAAGAAGTCTCTCAGTGAGGGTTCAACAACATCTACCCTGGGGCTTCTGAAATACAAAAACCTGCGTTTGAAGGCAGAGAAATGGAATAGACTCCTCTATAAGTCCCTCAAGCCTTTAGAGAGTTCTGGTCACCTActcagtcatgatctctggggaaCATGAGGGATAAGAGCCAGCAGTGGAATGGCGAGGCTGAACTTTGGTTGAATGTTCCTTCTGCACAGCCACTGTAATCAATGATTTACCTCATTTATCTCATTTGGTTTTTGCAACAGTCTTCTCAAGTTGacggatgaggaaacagacttaAAGGAAGAAAGCAACTTGTCCAGCGGTCACCCAGCTGGTAAGAGGCAGAACCAGGCTAGAAACCAAGTACCCTCAGCTCTCAGCTGAAAGGCctgtgtcctttctttttcttaaaaattttatttatttattcatgagacacacagagagagagagaggcagagacacaggcagagggagaagcaggctccatgcagggagccggatgtgggactcgatccctggtctccaggatcaggccctgggctgaaggtggtgctaaaccactgagccacccaggctgcccacctgtGTCCTTTCTTAACCACTAAGCAAACtgcctccatttatttattcatctcaaTGATAAACATACAAACACACCAGAAGACCTCAGCTAACTTAAAAGTGAattatttataaatggaaaacatgGGGAAGACAATTTAGGAATAATTTCCACCCAGCAATTACAcggctggggatttaccccaaagatacagatgcagtgaaacgtcgggacacctgcaccccgatgtttctagcagcaatgtccacaatagccaaactgtggaaggagccttggtgtccatcgaaagatgaatggataaagaagatgcggtctatgtatacaatggaatattcctcagccattagaaacgacaaatacccaccatttgcttctatgtggatggaactagagggcattatgctgagtgaaataagtcagttggagaaggacaaacattatatggtctcattcatttggggaatataaaaaatagtgaaagggattaaaggggaaaggagagaaaatgagtgaaaatatcagagagggagacagaacatgagagactcctaactctgggaatcgaacaaggggcggtggaaggggaggtgggcggggggatggggtgactgggtgatgggcactgagtggggcacttgacgggatgagcactgggtattacactatatgttggcaaatcaaactccaataaaaaaatacacaataaataaataaataaataaataaataaataaataaataggtaggtaggtaggtaggtaggtaggtaggggAAAGAGTATTCccagcagaaggaacagcaggtgcaaagaccaggaggcaggagaggaacTGGAAGAAATCGAAGAAATCCAGGCTCTGGAGTCCGATTACACCTTCTAGTAAATTATGACATGTCTCTGCTCTGTGCCCTAACATGGGTTCAGGGCTTCTATAGTTACTGCCTTTGGTGTATGACCTTGTGTTTTCTGCTGAATAAATCAGTCAAAGGGGGGGTGGGGATTATTTCCACTTCCCCATGCAGctcttttgtgcatttttttgaaaagtttttatttaaactccagttaaCATCTTTTGTGCATTTCTCAAACTGAGGTGTATGAACATGCATACAGGTTCTAGGACATATAAATTCTTTGTTGACTGGCTGCCATGGTTGCTGGCAATGGGGAGTTGACAGGGTGGTAGAGCAGGAGTGGACAAAGTCTCCTAGCTGGCCATCTCTTAACCCCTCACACTGACCTTGGGGCCCAGAATCCAGCTTCTCAAACAGCTCTTcaccctcccctctctccagTGTGTCCTCCAGGATGAGGTCTGTCCTGTGGTACTGATGTCCCCAGAAATTTCTCCTCCCCCTCACCAGAGAGCAGCAGTGAAATCTGTCAACGTGAAGGATGCTTCTGATAGCAATCATATCCCCTCCAGTATCCATCTCTTGGACTACAACTCTTGTGATTTCCTCAAATATGCTAGACATTGTGCCTGAGCTGGAGAAAAAGAACCCAAtttgtttgggggaggggagtaTTGGTTCAAATGTTTAAATCTACCTTTGGCAGGCTGGGGTCAACGAGGATCCAAAAGTTATAGAATAATCAGACTTGGAATTATCTGCCTTTCCTGTTCCTAGAAGGTGAGGTGGTCACTACATACTAAGGAAGGTGACCATCACACATGCTAGATTCTCCTCTGTCCTTTATAGAACCCTTCTGGAGGAAAGATGGAGCAGTGATTACCTCAAATGGAAAGGAGAGCGAGACCTGTGTTCTGCATCTCCCACAGCAGAGTTGCCCCTTTGCTCAGAGGGGCCTGAGGAGTAGGCAGGCCCACCATCTTCCAGCCAGAGCCCCGCCAGTGTTGACGAACAGAGGGCTCATGAAGGGGTGAGGGGCACAGCTGCTGGACCTCACATTGCCAACCCCAATGATTATTTCCTCCCTTGGCTCTGACTCCTGGGCCTCCCTCCCTTGCTGTATTCTGCAAGGCAGTGGGATGGGTGCTCTTACCAACCATTTCCCAATGAGACAGCAGTAAATTGgccccagaaagaaagaagagagaaagaatggagtGTAAGAGTGGTTTGGGGGTGGGTGCCCTGCATagcctcccacccccaggtccTGTCTCTTCAGTTACTGGTCACCCTCTGAAGGGACCCCTTACTCttggtaaaataaaatggatcCCAAAACCCCACCTGGGGCATCttcccccctccactcccctctaCCCACTCCGGTCTAAAATTGGCCCCTATATTCTCTTGCTGCCCTGCAGAACCCTTCATAGACCCATTACCAGTCCAGCTTGATACACACAGCTGGTCCTTCCCTGTTTCTACTCAGCAGCAGTTCTTTGTCCCCACCACAGTGGACCCTCCAGGTGCTCTTACTTCCAAATCCTTTTTTATCTTaagattgctttatttatttgaatgagtgggggaggggcaggggagaaggaaaatctcaagcagactccccgctgagtgcagagcctgacaaggggctccatctcacaaccctgagatcatgacctgagccggtatcaagagttagatgcttaaccaactgagccacccaggtgccctgccaaatccttctctctctctccccttctgtcaaCTCTGCAACTCCTTCCTCTTGAGATCTGTTTCCCTTCCTTCAGgctcctctgcttccctcctgggGCCAGGACTCCCCTCACAAGTTTTCTAGGCTCCACCTCCCCATCCTACCTCTGGCCACCTGCCCCTATGTCCCTTCTGGCTGGCCCAGGCACCTTATTCACCCATGCTCGCTTCTCCATCCCTGCCCTCATCATGGTGGCCAGCTCTTAGCTCACTCCCAGCCTGGGAATTCTTCTGGGTGCCCGGAAAGGCAGTGCCCAGAACCCACAGGCTCATCCCAGGGGCCACTCACCTTAGCTGCTCACCAGGAATGGCGGTCCTGAGAATCCCCTCTGAAAGATCCCTGCACAGGTGCTGCGTCTCAGGAAAGCCTATGGAAGGGAAATGAAAGAAGTGGAGAGCTGGGTAGGGCCAGGGGCCCCACTTCTCAGGCCTTTAGATAAGCCACGTAAtggctgggctggaggcagataAGGCCAGAGATAAGAAACTCTTCCCTCCTCTTGGACTcagggagcagagaagagaaagatataTACATTCACCCGGTGTGTATTCCAGGGGAGTTTGGGCGAGAGAATGATGCAGAACGAGGCGTACTGGGCCATGCAATCCAAGTGCCAGCAGGCAACAGCAACGGATGTGCCAGAGATATGAGGAGAGCGATTGAGCCGGAACCAAACACCACACCACACTATGGTGGGCAATGCTAAAGACAGAATGACAGCGTCTAACAGGTGTGGGGAACGGGCTGGACAGCAAGGAGGACCCAGCCTCCCTCGACACATGTGCGCTCATGTAGACGTCTCAGGGAGAGGCCTCCACCTGTCCTCTTCACCCACCTCCTTCTCCAGGGAGAGGCCTCTGGCCCTGCCCCCCTCAGTCCTCAGAGATAAACCACCTGAGTGAGCGTGGCCCGTCTCCCTCAGTTCCAAAGCAGTGTTTTAAGGCGATGATTGTGGTAGCAACGATAGGAATCCTACTAATGTGGCTACCTCATATCAAGTATTTACGACGTGCCAGGTGTGGtgctaatcctcacaacagccctaaCATGTATTGTCCTTCCACAACacaggaagaaactgaagctcagagaagtaacTTGGCAAGGCCACACGGTAATAAGTGGCaaagcaggatttgaaccctgaTTATTGTTGATGTGCAACAGCCTCTCACCCTGACTGCCCTCCAAGTCCATGGAAGCTCCTGGGGCACCGCCCCCCCTCATCCCCGGGCCTGGGCCCAGCTGGCTGTATTGGTCCTCCCATCACTGTCCACTCAGTGGACTTGGGCAAAGACCCTGCACTCTTCCCAACACCCAACCCAAGGACACTGGCGCTGGCCCGGAGCCAGAGAGGAGCCCAGACCGCCCAAGGCAGCTCTTCTCCCTCCTACCTGGGACTTTACACCTGTCCTAGGAACAGCACGTGATACTGCAGAGCACACGCTGAGAGGATCAGAGTTCCTTCACTAAAGGACCCCTTCCTTTCTTGGCCTCCCGGAGGCTCacctctgccacccccccccccaccccacccccccacacacgcgcgcacacgcacGTACTTAGGGCAGAGGAAAGGAAGCACAGATTCCCCGAagacagaaagaagacagaaaggcGAGGAGGAAACGCAGCCCTCCTAGGGGGAGGAAAGAACAGTGAGAACGGAGGAAGGCATCCTGAGGAAAGACCTGGGCAGCCCTCAGGACCCTGGCTTCGTTCACGAAGTCACTAGGGGATTGACCCTCCTCCGGGCCACGCAACAGCCATCCCCCCGCCAGCGCAGCCTGGCTCAGATAGGCCCAGGAGCCCAGAGGCCTGCGTTCAGACGGGAAGAGCCAGGCAAGGCCACAGAGCAGAATTCTGCCCTCTGGTCTGCTGCCGCCTCTGCCAGTCCCCCCCAGCCCTCAGGCTGGCTCTGCTCCagacagcaggagcagcagcagccccagagCCCCTCCCGCCATCTGGGCCGCCTAGGCCGCGGGGGCCCTGATGCTCCCACACTGCCCTCAGTGGGAGCCACTGCCCAaatccctgccccctcccctgggccctcCAGGAAGCAGAGGCCAGACTCAGAGGAAACAGGAACACACTGTCCTTTATTTGCGTTTCTCAGAATACTGTACAAAGGGAGTAAAAATCCTATTCACACATTGCTTAGAAAGATTTTGAGGTGAAAGTTCCCTATGATACatggggtgcagggggcagggaacCAGGAGGCAGAAAATGGGACCAAtgacctcccctcctccctcagggccctgggaaggGGCACGGGCACCCACACCTTTTTCAAAGTAACACAGACCCTGGTCAGaccaggaaagggagaagggtgGCTCCTCTTCACCCACCCTCTGGCTCCTGCTCCACATCTCCAGCCCCCAGGCTAAGGAGACAGCGCCTACAGGTAACTTGTGGCTCCTTCCACCATCCTGCTTGAGCAGGGACCATTCCGTGGCCCACCCACCCCATTTTGGGGTGGCCCCAGAACCCCACAGGTACATGCCACACAAGAGGCCCTGCACCAGCTCCAGTCTGCATGAGGAGGTTACAAGGTGGAGGCTGCAGGTGGAGGCTGCAGAAGGACCCTATCACTCATCATTTGTCCCAGCTTCCCCACACCCCTCACACCACTGCATAAGGCAGTGTCAAACGGGACCTGTGCTAACAAGGACTCACAGGCCTtttccacccccaccacccctcacAAAAACCCAGGATCCTTAACCCCCCCACAGCCTCCCGTCCTATATCACCATCCTATTATCACAACCATGCATAGGGAGATTAACTCTGAGCCTGCCCCCATCCTTACCACTTCCCAAAGGCTGAGGTTAGATCTGATTTCTATTCCCATCCTCCTTCCTAACACCAGTCTCTGCTGCTATGTGGCCCCTTCTTCCAGGTCTCAATTCATCATCCCCACCCCTGACCCAaccaccctccccacctcaccAGGGCCAAGGTGAGAGTGGCCATGGCCCCCTCGCCTCTGGGAGCAGGCCATCCACACCCAGCCCCAccacctctctccttcccctccccactccaatcCAGTACCCAGGGTGGGCTGTAGGGGAGCTGCCAGAAGCATGATGAGACTTGCAATAGACAGTTCTCTACCCAGATGCATGAGGCACCATCACGTACTTGCTTTTATATATAAGAGCACACACTGAGGTCATCCTAAAGGTTTAAGAATTAAAGTGAAACCATCTAGAAGCTGTACCATCCCCCTGCTCCCCTTGCAGGGGTTAAAGTGCTTTAGCAGTCCGAGGATGAGCAAGTGAGCAGGGGGTTTCTCTTGTCCCAACCTCATAGGTCTGCATTCAGCCGGGAGCCCAGCCCATCCCATGACCGTCCCCACGAAGTCTCTATccaaaaggcaaaaggaaaagatcaaaaaaatcagaaagggtcAGAGACCTGGGGGGCCCAACCGAACCCCACTACAAGCTACTTCAAGTCGGCTACGGGGGAAGTGAGGGGAGAACTAGGGCCCAGAGGCTTGACCCCCATCTCTAGCAGGATCCAGAGGCTCTTCCTGTCTTCAGCATCCCAGCACAagcttccacccctcccccaccatgccaggcaggggaaggggctgcACCCTCAGTACTTATTGATTCCAAAGATCCGGACTCCGTGGAGCTGGGGCAGCTTGGGGATGAGCACGCTCATCAAGGACACAGTGTTGAGGATGAAATGGATCTGGTCGTACTTGGTATAGAAGCTGGTGAGGAAGTACCTGGGTGAGAAGGTTAGGAAGAGGAATAAGATTCTGTTTGGAggaccccttcctccctcactcctAGGTGGGGAGTGGCAGATCCCTGGCAGCCAAGAAGTTACAGGAAAGACCCCCAGAACAGAAGCCAGGTGGCAAGATCTTCCCGGTTAAAGAGATCCCTCCTGACCCAGCTCCCTTGCTTTATCCCAGGTCTATGGGCTTCCATCATTGGCAGGCAGGAAAGTCCATCTGGTGACAGACAAGGCCAGGGAGGCACCAGGACTGAGCCCAGCAGAGGACCCAGGGATACTCCAacttcccttcctctgctcattcCCATGCCAAAAGCCAGAGCCAGGGGAGGTTTAAGCCTGGCAGGGCCCAGGTCCCCCAGGCCTTGGCCTGCTTGCTGGCATCCTTCTCTACCCCAGGCACTCACAGCACAATGGGTGTGATGGTTAAGAACTTCCGAGACGCTGTGAACTGGACCCCATAGTCCATCTGCTCCCAGTGGGTTAGCAACCTTGCCTTGCCCTGGTCCGGAGTCTCAAAAGGTGTCCCCTTCACTGTGTGCAGGAAGATGTACATGCCCTGGAAAGAGAGGCCATCGTTAAGAGGACACAAAACGCAAAAGGCCCTCTGGCTCAGCTCCTCCATCCCAGTCAAAGAAGTGGGCTCCAGGTTATGTGGAGCCTCCCTCTGAGGGGCAGAGGAATGTGGGCTGTAGGTCAGGATGCAGCAGCTGGGAGGCTGGCTGGAGAAGAGGACCCACTGGGTGTGAGGGCAGGCCTGGCATGAGGATGAAGCATGGGGAGACTTAGCTGCAGAAATGCCCCTTTGGCCCAGTAGGGGCTTCCCTATGCCAGCTAGGCAGGGACGAGCTGATGGGCCCTGCTTGCCTACCAAAGAGTACAAGCTAGTAAGCAAGGGCTGAGGAAGCATAGGGGCCAGAATGGAAGATGGCTGGAGATCCAGACTTGGGAGTGGGGCATTTCTGTGCCAGGATGGGCGCCCGGGTCATAGGAACTCTCTGGAGCCCTTAGTTCAGCTCCCAGTGGCCCTCCCTCCAGGTCCACAAGCCACCCCATTCTGGAGATGTGCAAAAATCTGCAGATTTTAGTCCTCTTATCAGAGTGCACATGGCTGGAACCCAGAGTCGGGGTGGGGTCGGGGGGCGGAGGCAGAGATGAGAGCTGGGTCTGGAATCGGATGACAAATGTTGTCAGCATGTCACCCTGACATCTGGCCcatgtctggggggggggggggccctcctactCCTCAGCCCCACCAAAGAGCAGCCCATATGGCCCAGGGCAGGCAGCAGTCAGGCCCTCACCATGTTGTGAATGAGGTTGGTGAGGGTCCAGACAACAGGAACGCTGACAAAGGGGATGCTGAGCAGCACGACATGGAGAAGCCCGATGGCCAGCACATAGGACAGCCAGATGCCGCGGCTGTTCATCACCCGCGTGTTGGGGTTCACTTCACTGTGCGCTGTGCCCACATTCATCCTGCTGCCCCTCTCCTGCCGCTGTTCTGCAAACAAGCAGCACAGGTGAGACAGGTCACACCACTTTCCCTGCCCCCTCACACCATCCAAATCCTTCAGGGAAGGAGGCCATGCTCTCCCAAGAACTCCAGGCAGTTCTGCTGCTTTGATTCTCAAGCAAAGAGGCCAAAGAAAGGCCGTATGGCCTTAACTCCATTCATTTCCCACTGCCGGGCTGGGATAAACACCTGGCTGCCCCCTACATCGGTTATTCGGGACGGTGCCTCTCCAGGCACTGGGATAGCCTGGGTACATAGGTCAGCAAGAGGAATCCAGaccagagcaaaaaaaaaaaaaaaaacactgcctgTTCTCCAATCTCATCCTTCAGAGCATTCCCATAAGGCCCTCCTCCCACAAGGCCcatgggaggggagaagaggtcTGTCCCCTCAGAATCACTCAACACACACCTGCTGGACTGTGCTAAGGGCCTGATATGGGGCATTTCCTACCTCTGAGCTTCCCCACCA
This genomic window contains:
- the GSDMB gene encoding gasdermin-B, with product MSSIFEEITRVVVQEMDTGGDMIAIRSILHVDRFHCCSLVRGRRNFWGHQYHRTDLILEDTLERGEGEELFEKLDSGPQGQKLKFQVLDTGDSKGMLTVKLPKEVTIARALHKSHKQKVQMLETHIPQQYLDFLELREAGVGQRGGGEHPFWAPRASEVEEGFSFFLVSLQETFLYPQLTFLLPSRVIDSSDLDQNMHACFKRPLSFVLLQSCPDMCSVQFHSASHAPLLCGLVTAVFFNAAEFLVKTHIESILDILDNLIELSEEQCLMAKAPEKGTLPLLKDQVESVLEQICSEQPQAVGCDPDV
- the ORMDL3 gene encoding ORM1-like protein 3: MNVGTAHSEVNPNTRVMNSRGIWLSYVLAIGLLHVVLLSIPFVSVPVVWTLTNLIHNMGMYIFLHTVKGTPFETPDQGKARLLTHWEQMDYGVQFTASRKFLTITPIVLYFLTSFYTKYDQIHFILNTVSLMSVLIPKLPQLHGVRIFGINKY